From the genome of Methylomonas sp. UP202, one region includes:
- a CDS encoding GTP-binding protein yields the protein MPQPIPVLILTGFLGSGKTTLLNRLLADGIKTAVIINEFGGTPVDQDLLENQSIPMTVLSGGCLCCQIKGALAPTLKNLRMAWDGSTVKPFERVIIETSGIASPEPILDTLLREPWLSKRYRLRQVIATLAIPSAVEHLQRHAEAKAQAVWADTLLLTHADLAEPAQLRSLEAYLQTLAPATPILTRTLAQLDTGDLLNAPLPLFRRLPANADPIEHAFQSVSLYFEQTPDWPRLQSALQRLIVQLGPALPRIKGVVYPPDFNGPIAIQAASGRLYPATPLPARANDDRRGRLIFIGAGPADALAETLGALFADCDPPPTLRRHSN from the coding sequence ATGCCTCAACCCATCCCGGTCCTGATCCTCACCGGCTTTCTCGGTAGCGGCAAAACCACCTTGCTGAACCGGCTGCTGGCGGACGGCATCAAAACGGCGGTGATCATCAACGAATTCGGCGGTACGCCGGTAGATCAGGATTTGTTGGAAAACCAAAGCATCCCAATGACGGTACTGTCCGGCGGCTGTTTGTGCTGCCAGATCAAGGGTGCGTTGGCGCCAACTTTGAAAAATTTGCGCATGGCCTGGGACGGTTCGACGGTCAAGCCTTTCGAGCGAGTCATCATCGAAACCAGCGGCATCGCCAGCCCCGAGCCGATTCTGGACACCTTGCTGCGCGAACCGTGGCTGAGCAAACGCTACCGGCTCCGGCAGGTGATCGCGACCTTGGCGATTCCATCGGCCGTCGAGCATTTGCAACGCCATGCCGAAGCCAAAGCCCAGGCGGTCTGGGCCGACACCTTGCTGCTGACCCATGCCGATCTGGCCGAGCCGGCGCAGCTCCGTAGTCTCGAAGCGTACCTGCAAACCCTGGCACCGGCCACGCCGATCCTGACCAGGACATTGGCACAACTTGATACCGGCGACTTGCTGAATGCGCCGTTGCCTCTGTTTCGGCGCCTACCCGCAAATGCCGATCCGATCGAACATGCATTCCAAAGCGTATCGTTGTACTTCGAACAAACGCCCGACTGGCCGCGATTGCAAAGCGCATTACAGCGACTCATCGTCCAACTCGGTCCGGCGCTGCCGAGAATCAAGGGCGTCGTTTATCCGCCCGATTTCAATGGGCCGATCGCGATCCAGGCCGCTTCCGGTCGGCTTTACCCGGCAACGCCGCTGCCGGCCCGCGCCAACGACGATAGACGCGGCCGTTTGATTTTCATTGGCGCCGGTCCGGCGGATGCGCTGGCCGAGACGCTCGGCGCGCTGTTCGCCGATTGCGACCCGCCACCGACGCTTCGGCGGCATTCCAACTGA
- a CDS encoding DUF2278 family protein: MKNYGVLKAKAIDYQRDSDDDPHSELLVGVGGVKYRIAINVRSSRGPVAQRLVEYLIVHDLKHPVLDRARELPNGWSNLADGVADGAAIDYIRGNLFRGQDMKPIPHLAPGPNNDLFEFVEDLAQRAIADPGAVVYAFGEKWGPESGKPDQYFHFEPGNGVHLIHMNQGGAGESNGTFHDGGLIFDFSGSGGAVGLFIKFQNQVWHTDDQTADPIGDAPSVPEVPIPDTGSVDPWPVVAPDSPYHLARIVAAMVNPPGADPGQEFVTLLNASGQTLDLTGWKILDQQDKAEAIAGKIEPGRALTMMLSGKGAQLSNKGGTITLLDQRGLKVDGVAYTRDAARTEGQPIVFGG, encoded by the coding sequence ATGAAGAATTACGGCGTATTAAAAGCCAAGGCCATCGACTACCAACGAGATAGCGACGATGATCCGCACTCGGAACTGCTGGTCGGCGTCGGCGGCGTCAAATACCGCATCGCGATCAACGTGCGTTCCAGCCGAGGTCCGGTCGCGCAGCGCTTGGTCGAATACTTGATCGTGCACGATCTTAAGCATCCGGTGCTGGACCGGGCCCGCGAACTGCCGAACGGTTGGAGCAATCTGGCGGATGGCGTCGCCGACGGCGCGGCGATCGATTACATCCGCGGCAATCTGTTTCGCGGCCAAGACATGAAGCCCATCCCGCATCTGGCGCCCGGCCCCAACAACGATTTGTTCGAATTCGTCGAAGACTTGGCGCAGCGGGCAATCGCCGATCCGGGCGCGGTGGTTTACGCCTTCGGCGAAAAATGGGGGCCCGAGTCCGGCAAACCGGACCAGTATTTCCATTTCGAACCCGGCAACGGGGTACATTTGATCCACATGAATCAGGGTGGCGCCGGCGAGAGCAACGGCACTTTCCACGATGGTGGCTTGATCTTTGATTTCTCAGGCTCCGGCGGCGCGGTCGGGCTGTTCATCAAATTTCAAAACCAGGTTTGGCATACCGACGACCAGACCGCCGATCCGATCGGCGACGCGCCGTCGGTGCCCGAAGTACCGATTCCCGATACCGGCAGCGTCGATCCCTGGCCGGTGGTCGCGCCGGATTCGCCCTATCATTTGGCCCGCATCGTCGCGGCGATGGTCAATCCGCCCGGCGCCGATCCCGGCCAGGAATTCGTGACGCTGTTGAACGCCTCCGGCCAGACATTGGACCTGACCGGCTGGAAAATTCTGGATCAGCAAGACAAGGCCGAAGCGATTGCCGGCAAAATCGAGCCCGGCCGCGCCTTGACAATGATGCTGAGCGGCAAGGGCGCGCAATTGTCCAACAAAGGCGGTACCATCACGTTGCTGGACCAGCGCGGTCTAAAGGTGGACGGCGTGGCTTATACTCGCGATGCCGCGAGGACCGAAGGCCAGCCGATCGTGTTCGGCGGCTAA
- a CDS encoding aminotransferase class I/II-fold pyridoxal phosphate-dependent enzyme yields the protein MRIETQAVHAGYAPDPTTKAVAVPIYQTVAYAFDSAQHGADLFDLKVQGNIYTRIMNPTQDVLEQRVAAMEGGLAALALASGQAATTYAIQTIAEAGDNIVSASTLYGGTYNLFAHTFPQLGIEVRFADPRQPGSFAPLIDSRTKAIFCESIGNPLGNVTDFAALAEVAHAHGIPLIVDNTVPSPYLCRPIEHGADIVVHSLTKYMGGHGNSVAGIIVDSGQFPWAEHKARFKRLNEPDVSYHGVVYTEALGAAAYIGRARVVPLRNMGASIAPMNAFLVLQGIETLPLRMDRICENAWEIAKLLQDHPKVAWVNYAGLPEHPDHALVQKYMGGRASGILSFGLKQGGREAGARVLDAFKLFTRLVNIGDAKSLATHPASTTHRQLNPEELAKAGVSEEMLRLSIGIEHIDDLVEDLEQALDAV from the coding sequence ATGAGAATCGAGACCCAGGCCGTCCATGCCGGTTACGCGCCGGACCCCACCACCAAGGCGGTCGCCGTGCCAATTTACCAAACCGTCGCCTATGCCTTCGATAGCGCCCAGCACGGCGCGGATTTGTTCGACCTGAAAGTGCAAGGTAATATCTACACCCGCATCATGAATCCGACCCAAGACGTGTTGGAACAGCGGGTGGCGGCGATGGAGGGCGGCTTGGCGGCGCTGGCGCTGGCTTCCGGCCAGGCGGCCACCACTTATGCCATCCAAACCATCGCCGAAGCCGGCGATAACATCGTCTCGGCCTCGACTTTGTACGGCGGTACCTACAATTTGTTTGCCCATACTTTTCCGCAACTGGGCATAGAAGTGCGCTTTGCCGATCCGCGTCAGCCGGGCAGTTTCGCGCCGTTGATCGATAGCCGCACCAAGGCTATTTTTTGCGAATCCATCGGCAACCCGCTGGGTAATGTCACCGATTTCGCGGCCTTGGCCGAGGTCGCCCACGCCCACGGCATTCCGCTGATCGTCGACAACACCGTGCCGTCGCCGTATTTGTGCCGGCCGATCGAGCACGGCGCCGACATCGTCGTGCACTCCTTGACCAAATACATGGGCGGCCACGGCAACTCGGTGGCCGGCATCATCGTCGATTCCGGCCAATTTCCGTGGGCTGAACACAAGGCCCGCTTCAAGCGTCTGAACGAGCCGGATGTCAGCTATCACGGCGTGGTCTACACCGAAGCGCTAGGCGCCGCAGCCTACATCGGTCGAGCCAGGGTCGTGCCCTTGCGCAACATGGGCGCGTCGATCGCGCCGATGAATGCGTTCCTGGTATTGCAAGGCATCGAAACGCTGCCGTTGCGGATGGACCGCATCTGCGAGAATGCCTGGGAAATCGCCAAACTGCTGCAAGACCATCCGAAAGTGGCTTGGGTCAATTACGCCGGCCTGCCGGAACATCCCGACCACGCCTTGGTGCAAAAATACATGGGCGGCAGGGCCTCGGGCATTTTGAGTTTCGGTTTGAAACAAGGCGGCCGCGAGGCCGGCGCGCGGGTACTGGACGCCTTCAAATTGTTCACCCGGCTGGTGAACATCGGCGACGCCAAATCGCTGGCCACTCACCCGGCGTCCACCACCCATCGCCAGTTGAATCCGGAAGAACTGGCCAAGGCCGGAGTCAGCGAGGAAATGCTGCGGTTGTCGATCGGTATCGAGCACATCGACGATCTGGTCGAAGATTTGGAGCAAGCGTTGGATGCGGTTTGA
- a CDS encoding diguanylate cyclase encodes MNIDSVGAGAAAMSSRQSAAILRSNLFAERRTRPEATQVFAPDVPIAWNDRAGTESVANAEQAGGERNCALHGDCLHLHQVNAEVAELKRALAISQQELAAARLTIAELTKTEANLSRQLQQIAESCEQALHLAHHDELTGLANRSLLLDRLQQALAQADRQQKPVAVLFIDLDDFKIINDSFGHDAGDRLLREVGRRLSADIRCGDTACRYGGDEFLLLLTDIDGEAGVNAVIEKIHACLAAPYQLAGREISVSASIGAALYRRDGLNGTELLKQADRAMYRAKRRRG; translated from the coding sequence ATGAATATCGACTCCGTAGGGGCCGGTGCCGCCGCCATGTCCAGCCGTCAATCGGCCGCGATTTTGCGGTCGAATCTGTTTGCCGAGCGCCGGACTCGGCCGGAAGCAACACAGGTGTTCGCCCCCGACGTCCCGATCGCATGGAACGACCGCGCCGGTACCGAGTCGGTGGCCAATGCGGAGCAGGCTGGCGGCGAACGAAATTGCGCATTGCATGGCGATTGTTTGCATTTGCATCAAGTCAACGCCGAAGTCGCCGAACTGAAACGGGCGCTAGCCATCAGCCAGCAGGAATTGGCCGCCGCGCGGCTGACCATTGCCGAATTGACCAAAACCGAAGCGAATTTAAGCCGGCAATTGCAGCAAATCGCCGAAAGTTGCGAGCAAGCCTTGCATCTAGCCCACCATGACGAATTGACCGGTTTGGCTAATCGCAGCCTGCTGCTGGACCGCTTGCAACAAGCTTTGGCGCAGGCCGATCGCCAGCAAAAACCGGTCGCCGTCTTGTTCATCGATCTGGACGATTTCAAGATCATCAACGATAGCTTTGGTCACGATGCCGGCGACCGTTTGCTACGCGAAGTCGGCCGGCGTTTGTCGGCCGATATTCGTTGCGGCGACACCGCCTGCCGCTACGGTGGCGACGAGTTTTTGTTGCTGTTGACCGACATCGACGGCGAAGCCGGCGTCAATGCGGTGATCGAAAAAATTCACGCATGCCTGGCGGCCCCGTATCAATTGGCCGGTCGGGAAATTTCGGTCAGCGCCAGCATCGGCGCGGCGCTGTATCGTCGGGATGGCCTGAACGGCACCGAATTGTTGAAGCAAGCCGACCGGGCGATGTACCGGGCCAAACGGCGGCGAGGTTGA